A genome region from Rhodanobacter thiooxydans includes the following:
- a CDS encoding DUF1993 domain-containing protein, protein MTLSMYQVAVPVFVRALGNLAHVLRKGEQHAKAKNVSDEVLLQTRLIPDMLPLIKQIQIACDTAARGAARLAGVEPQSFEDNEATLEQAYDRIERSIAYIKSFAPEQIDGSETRTIHLKMRDGEMNFEGQAYLLHFAIPNLFFHCTTAYDILRQAGTDIGKTDFIGNA, encoded by the coding sequence ATGACACTTTCCATGTACCAGGTCGCCGTACCCGTCTTCGTCCGCGCCCTGGGCAACCTCGCCCACGTGCTGAGGAAAGGCGAGCAGCACGCGAAGGCGAAGAACGTCAGCGACGAAGTGCTGCTGCAGACGCGGCTGATCCCCGACATGCTGCCGCTGATCAAGCAGATCCAGATCGCCTGCGACACGGCCGCCCGTGGCGCCGCCCGCCTGGCCGGGGTGGAGCCGCAGAGCTTCGAGGACAACGAGGCCACGCTGGAACAGGCCTACGACCGCATCGAGCGCTCGATCGCGTACATCAAGAGCTTCGCCCCGGAGCAGATCGACGGTAGCGAGACCCGCACGATCCACCTGAAGATGCGCGACGGCGAGATGAACTTCGAAGGCCAGGCCTACCTGCTGCACTTCGCCATCCCGAACCTGTTCTTCCACTGCACCACCGCCTACGACATCCTGCGCCAGGCCGGCACCGACATCGGCAAGACCGACTTCATCGGCAACGCCTGA
- a CDS encoding MFS transporter has protein sequence MDPPPTAAAPRHRAALAFIYVTVLLDMLAFGIIIPVLPHLIEQLAGGGIAKAAWWVGIFSTVFAIVQFVFAPVQGALSDRYGRRPVILISNLGLAVDFVVLALAPALWLLFAARILLGMTAASFSTANAYIADIMPKEKRATAFGILGSAFGLGFIIGPGVGGFLGGIALRLPFWVAAALALGNFLYGCFILPESLPKERRTARLELHSAHPFGSLKLLRSHPQVLGLAVVLFLVYLAHYVLQTVFVLYADYRYHWGPQAVGYVLMLVGACDGAVQALLTGRLAPRFGERRVLLAGMLFGVGAFLVMGAADTGGVFLLGVPLLALWGLAMPPIQSIMTQQVDPSEQGRLQGAIGSLGSFAGIFGPYLFAQIFALSIAPSSPVHLPGVAFALSAALMLAGLVVAARVTRRLPAATAPRPGEAAPGVLPGKPLALTAAASPEHSRKPKEDHP, from the coding sequence ATGGACCCGCCGCCGACTGCCGCCGCACCACGCCACCGGGCCGCGCTGGCGTTCATCTACGTCACCGTGCTGCTGGACATGCTGGCGTTCGGCATCATCATCCCAGTGCTGCCGCACCTGATCGAACAGCTGGCCGGCGGCGGCATTGCGAAGGCGGCGTGGTGGGTGGGCATCTTCAGCACGGTGTTCGCGATCGTGCAGTTCGTGTTCGCACCGGTGCAGGGCGCGCTGTCGGACCGTTACGGCCGGCGGCCGGTGATCCTGATCTCCAACCTCGGCCTGGCGGTGGATTTCGTGGTGCTGGCGCTGGCGCCCGCGCTGTGGCTGCTGTTCGCCGCGCGCATCCTGCTCGGCATGACCGCGGCCAGCTTCAGCACCGCCAATGCCTATATCGCCGACATCATGCCGAAGGAGAAACGCGCGACCGCGTTCGGCATCCTGGGCAGCGCGTTCGGGCTGGGCTTCATCATCGGCCCCGGCGTGGGTGGCTTCCTCGGCGGCATCGCACTGCGGCTGCCGTTCTGGGTGGCCGCGGCGCTGGCACTGGGCAACTTCCTGTACGGCTGCTTCATCCTGCCCGAATCGCTGCCGAAGGAGCGCCGCACGGCCCGGCTCGAACTGCACAGCGCGCACCCGTTCGGCTCGCTGAAGCTGCTGCGCAGCCATCCGCAGGTGCTCGGCCTGGCGGTGGTGCTGTTCCTGGTCTACCTGGCGCACTACGTGCTGCAGACGGTGTTCGTGCTTTATGCGGATTACCGCTACCACTGGGGCCCGCAGGCGGTCGGCTACGTGCTGATGCTGGTCGGCGCCTGCGACGGCGCGGTGCAGGCGCTGCTCACCGGCCGGCTGGCGCCGCGCTTCGGCGAACGCCGCGTATTGCTGGCCGGCATGCTGTTCGGCGTGGGTGCGTTCCTGGTGATGGGCGCAGCCGACACCGGCGGGGTGTTCCTGCTCGGCGTGCCGCTGCTGGCGCTGTGGGGGCTGGCGATGCCGCCGATCCAGTCGATCATGACCCAGCAGGTCGACCCTTCCGAGCAGGGCCGGCTGCAGGGTGCGATCGGCAGCCTCGGCAGTTTCGCCGGCATCTTCGGGCCGTACCTGTTCGCGCAGATTTTCGCGCTGTCGATCGCGCCGTCTTCGCCGGTCCATCTGCCGGGTGTAGCCTTCGCGCTTTCGGCCGCGCTGATGCTGGCTGGCCTGGTGGTCGCCGCCCGGGTCACCCGCCGGCTGCCGGCGGCCACGGCGCCGAGGCCCGGCGAAGCCGCTCCCGGCGTGCTTCCCGGCAAGCCGCTGGCGCTGACTGCCGCCGCTTCACCCGAACACTCCCGCAAACCAAAGGAAGATCATCCATGA
- a CDS encoding dipeptidyl-peptidase 3 family protein, giving the protein MLRRLLPACLLLALAACSSNQGATATAPVSKEELAPAPAASTPVVPATSDAVQRHLADYATVKLTADLSKFDARQKKMIALLVEAADSMNAIYWQQAWGDKNALLQKIADPATREFAEINYGPWNRLDNDKPFVDGVGARPLGAQFYPADMTKAEFEASALKDKTALYTLLRRDAQGQLVTVPYHEAYKAELEKTAGLLRQAAKLAEDPGFRKYLTLRAGALLSDDYQASDFAWMDMKKNPVDLVIGPIETYEDQLYGYKASYESYVLIKDQAWSKKLARFAKYLPELQRELPVADKYKAEKPGADADLNAYFAIYYGGDANAGAKTIAINLPNDEQVQLKKGTRRLQLENVMQAKFEQIMLPIAKELIADDQQHNLSFDAFFQNTMFHEVAHGLGIKETLNAKGTVRKALKDQASSFEEGKADILGLYMVTKLADKGELDKAKLMDNYVTFLAGILRSVRFGASDAHAKANMVRFNFFKQQGAFSRDEKTGRYRVDFDKMTAAMNALSAELLTIQGDGDYDAAKRLTDQLGAVDAELAGDLKRLDQAHIPVDIRFEQGLDALGLKQP; this is encoded by the coding sequence ATGCTCCGACGTCTGCTCCCCGCATGCCTGCTGCTGGCGCTGGCTGCCTGTTCCTCCAACCAGGGCGCCACCGCCACGGCACCGGTGTCGAAGGAGGAACTGGCGCCGGCGCCGGCCGCCAGCACGCCGGTGGTGCCAGCCACCAGCGACGCCGTGCAGCGGCACTTGGCCGATTACGCCACGGTGAAGCTCACTGCCGACCTGTCGAAGTTCGACGCGCGGCAGAAGAAGATGATCGCGCTGCTGGTCGAGGCGGCCGACAGCATGAATGCGATCTACTGGCAGCAGGCGTGGGGCGACAAGAATGCGCTGCTGCAGAAGATCGCCGACCCCGCCACGCGCGAATTCGCCGAGATCAACTACGGCCCGTGGAACCGGCTGGACAACGACAAGCCGTTCGTCGACGGCGTCGGCGCGCGCCCACTGGGCGCGCAGTTCTATCCGGCGGACATGACCAAGGCCGAGTTCGAAGCATCTGCGTTGAAGGACAAGACCGCGCTGTACACCTTGCTGCGCCGCGATGCGCAGGGCCAGCTGGTCACCGTGCCCTACCACGAGGCGTACAAGGCCGAACTGGAGAAGACCGCCGGCCTGCTGCGCCAGGCCGCGAAACTGGCGGAGGATCCCGGCTTCCGCAAATACCTCACGCTGCGCGCCGGCGCGCTGCTCAGCGACGACTACCAGGCCAGCGACTTCGCCTGGATGGACATGAAGAAGAACCCGGTCGACCTCGTGATCGGCCCGATCGAGACCTACGAGGACCAGCTGTACGGCTACAAGGCCAGCTACGAGTCCTACGTGCTGATCAAGGACCAGGCCTGGAGCAAGAAGCTGGCGCGCTTCGCCAAGTACCTGCCCGAACTGCAGCGCGAGCTGCCGGTGGCCGACAAGTACAAGGCCGAGAAACCCGGCGCCGACGCCGACCTCAACGCCTACTTCGCCATCTACTACGGCGGCGACGCCAACGCGGGCGCCAAGACCATCGCGATCAACCTGCCCAACGACGAACAGGTGCAGCTGAAGAAGGGCACGCGCCGGTTGCAGCTGGAAAACGTGATGCAGGCGAAGTTCGAGCAGATCATGCTGCCGATCGCCAAGGAGCTGATCGCCGACGACCAGCAGCACAACCTCAGCTTCGACGCGTTCTTCCAGAACACCATGTTCCACGAAGTCGCCCACGGCCTCGGCATCAAGGAAACCCTCAACGCCAAAGGCACCGTGCGCAAGGCGCTGAAGGACCAGGCCTCCAGCTTCGAGGAAGGCAAGGCGGACATCCTCGGCCTGTACATGGTGACCAAGCTCGCCGACAAGGGCGAGCTGGACAAGGCCAAGCTGATGGACAACTACGTCACCTTCCTCGCCGGCATCCTGCGCTCGGTGCGCTTCGGCGCATCCGATGCACACGCCAAGGCGAACATGGTGCGCTTCAACTTCTTCAAGCAGCAGGGCGCGTTCAGCCGCGATGAAAAGACCGGCCGCTACCGCGTCGACTTCGACAAGATGACCGCGGCGATGAACGCGCTGTCGGCCGAACTGCTGACCATCCAGGGCGACGGCGACTACGATGCGGCGAAGCGGCTCACCGACCAGCTGGGCGCCGTCGACGCCGAACTGGCCGGCGACCTGAAGCGGCTCGACCAGGCGCATATTCCGGTCGACATCCGCTTCGAGCAAGGGCTGGACGCACTGGGCCTCAAGCAGCCCTGA
- a CDS encoding alpha/beta fold hydrolase produces the protein MSDPHERRIALPSLSLAAQVWGDDSLPPLLALHGWLDNAGSFARLAPRLAARWRVIALDLPGHGHSGHLAAGASYHYVDHVQAVLAAADALQLEHYTLLGHSLGAGVASLAAAARPERIARLLLVEGLGPLGDDGTHTLQRFRDALAPRSGNGKPLRVFRDVAQAVAARRLASGLPAELAQPIVERGLAETDGGWRWRSDPRLTRPSAVRLAESQLHALLRGIDAPTALLLAQPATPYLPDAMMQARAACVADIAVSHLEGGHHLHLEHPQAVADWIDARHADSSPRV, from the coding sequence GTGAGCGATCCGCACGAACGCCGCATCGCGCTGCCGTCGCTGAGCCTGGCCGCGCAGGTGTGGGGCGACGACAGCCTGCCGCCGCTGCTGGCGCTGCACGGCTGGCTCGACAACGCCGGCAGCTTCGCGCGGCTGGCGCCGCGGCTGGCCGCGCGCTGGCGAGTGATCGCGCTGGACCTGCCCGGCCATGGCCACTCCGGCCATCTCGCCGCCGGCGCCAGCTACCACTACGTCGACCACGTGCAGGCGGTGCTGGCCGCCGCCGACGCCCTGCAACTGGAGCACTACACCCTGCTCGGCCACTCGTTGGGCGCCGGCGTCGCCAGTCTGGCCGCCGCGGCACGGCCGGAGCGGATCGCGCGCCTGCTGCTGGTCGAGGGCCTCGGGCCGCTCGGCGACGACGGCACGCACACCCTGCAGCGCTTCCGCGACGCGCTGGCCCCACGCAGCGGCAACGGCAAGCCGCTGCGGGTGTTCCGCGACGTCGCCCAGGCGGTCGCCGCGCGTCGTCTGGCCAGCGGCCTGCCCGCCGAACTGGCGCAGCCGATCGTCGAACGCGGCCTGGCCGAAACCGACGGCGGCTGGCGCTGGCGCAGCGACCCGCGGCTGACCCGCCCCAGCGCCGTACGACTGGCGGAGTCGCAGCTGCATGCGCTGCTACGCGGGATCGACGCACCCACCGCGCTGCTGCTGGCGCAACCAGCGACGCCTTACCTGCCCGACGCAATGATGCAGGCCCGCGCCGCCTGCGTGGCGGATATCGCGGTCAGCCACCTGGAAGGCGGCCACCACCTGCACCTCGAACACCCGCAAGCCGTCGCCGACTGGATCGACGCCCGCCACGCCGACTCATCACCGCGCGTGTAG